The following proteins come from a genomic window of Desulfovibrio litoralis DSM 11393:
- the hemW gene encoding radical SAM family heme chaperone HemW, whose translation MLLYIHVPFCKTRCNYCAFSSIAVGDLQMLSGYNTSETPNKQLQLVDLWLETLLLEIKHWGTTLNNNTLTTIFFGGGTPSLLSEDKIALIINCINKYFTLNKGIEITIEANPESSGNTGYLYSLLKLGVNRLSLGVQSLDDANLHELGRSHTVRHVYNTVNVARQAGFNNINLDLIWGLPSQSATAWMNTLKEVVKLKPEHLSCYGLSIEPNTKFAHELAAEKLHLPNERTQSLMFVQGAAFLEELGYIHYEISNFARMGFKCLHNMGYWEAKDYLGLGPSATSTISQQRWTNPSDLSEWSNNVKNGLFSSQIEHLDQQTQLVELIMLGLRTAKGLNIKEYNALSGKNFMNEYKNIIEALHKKRLLRIKNGYLILTNNGMLVSNSIIEAFTNNIG comes from the coding sequence ATGTTATTATATATTCATGTCCCATTTTGTAAAACACGCTGTAATTATTGTGCTTTTTCTTCAATTGCGGTTGGAGATTTACAAATGCTCTCAGGGTATAATACGAGTGAAACACCCAATAAACAATTACAGTTAGTAGATTTATGGCTTGAAACATTATTGCTTGAAATAAAACATTGGGGAACAACACTAAACAATAACACTTTAACAACTATTTTTTTCGGCGGTGGAACTCCGAGCCTTTTATCAGAAGATAAAATTGCACTTATTATAAATTGTATAAATAAATATTTCACACTAAATAAAGGGATAGAAATCACTATTGAAGCGAACCCTGAGTCGAGCGGAAACACTGGATATTTATATTCTTTATTAAAGTTAGGAGTAAACCGCTTAAGTTTGGGAGTTCAGAGTTTAGACGATGCAAATTTACATGAATTAGGGCGTAGCCACACGGTAAGGCATGTGTATAATACCGTTAACGTAGCCAGACAGGCCGGTTTTAATAATATTAACCTTGATTTAATCTGGGGTTTGCCGAGCCAAAGTGCTACTGCATGGATGAATACTCTAAAAGAAGTTGTTAAGCTTAAGCCGGAGCATTTATCTTGTTATGGTTTAAGTATTGAACCGAATACAAAATTTGCTCACGAGCTAGCGGCGGAAAAGTTACACTTGCCAAACGAACGAACGCAATCTCTTATGTTTGTTCAAGGGGCAGCGTTTTTAGAAGAATTAGGTTATATTCATTACGAAATTTCAAATTTTGCACGCATGGGCTTTAAATGTCTTCACAATATGGGCTATTGGGAAGCTAAAGATTATTTAGGGCTAGGACCGTCAGCAACATCTACTATCAGTCAACAACGTTGGACTAATCCGAGTGATTTATCCGAGTGGTCTAACAATGTTAAAAATGGACTATTTTCAAGTCAAATAGAGCATCTTGATCAACAAACGCAACTGGTTGAACTCATTATGCTTGGCTTAAGAACAGCCAAAGGTTTAAATATTAAAGAATATAATGCCTTAAGCGGAAAAAACTTTATGAATGAATATAAAAATATTATTGAAGCCTTACATAAAAAACGCTTGTTACGCATTAAAAATGGCTATTTAATCTTAACCAATAACGGAATGTTAGTTTCAAATAGTATTATCGAGGCTTTTACGAATAATATTGGCTAG
- a CDS encoding glycosyltransferase family 4 protein: protein MSHPARIFGTLHPFVESGDILGRTVANSTFLTALIDADYFDEYHFFLANNSQIETLERFFYNNYPKLDKKRILLALRKDLPDAIIKNDYFCFHLSDSIADTAPLCALRNALAKNIFPVTGVTHSLSYVRYLPHFLAQLWQGCTVRDAIIVTSTDGVKVVNNIFEQLSQHFHSQDLKRPELKRIPLGINTKMFASPDSKEKIKDKEQARKRLNIPQNSRVALVLGRFSHYSKMDLLPLLKALQRAISLGLDTKNFVLILAGAKDKDDITPYQIQKFAQKLGIQTILKESPSEEEKKQLFNIADIFISPSDNIQETFGITIIEAALAGLAVLASDYDGYKDLVQHNTTGLLIPTIGFSSTKASDVLGGFLFDSQYHLRLSQQTALNIPLFAEYLIKLVNNSELCIELGRNAYKNALEKYDWNLVIKQYINYWEELNAKGISQAERERLKNISHPFNHNFSNVFGHYTTSQLGDELLLKRSEFGTAFYNNKDFPVIYAEIEALVSQEFLKKLMFVARKACTVKELRELFFEYNKIETPNILDQENAEFILLWCLKQDLLELV from the coding sequence GTGTCTCACCCTGCTCGTATATTTGGAACGCTTCACCCTTTTGTTGAAAGTGGCGATATTTTGGGGCGTACTGTTGCCAATAGTACCTTTTTAACCGCATTAATTGACGCTGATTATTTTGATGAATATCATTTTTTCTTAGCCAATAATTCGCAAATTGAAACATTAGAGCGTTTTTTTTATAATAATTATCCAAAACTAGATAAAAAACGCATTCTTTTGGCATTACGCAAAGATTTGCCTGATGCTATCATAAAAAATGACTACTTTTGTTTTCATTTGTCAGACAGCATAGCTGATACTGCCCCATTATGTGCCTTGCGTAACGCTTTGGCAAAGAATATTTTTCCCGTAACAGGGGTAACACATTCTTTAAGTTATGTGCGTTATTTACCACACTTTTTAGCTCAATTGTGGCAAGGCTGTACTGTCCGAGATGCTATTATTGTTACATCTACTGATGGAGTTAAGGTTGTAAATAATATTTTTGAACAATTAAGTCAGCACTTTCATAGCCAAGACCTAAAAAGACCTGAGTTAAAACGCATTCCGCTAGGTATTAATACAAAGATGTTTGCTTCGCCTGACAGCAAAGAGAAAATAAAAGACAAAGAACAGGCTAGAAAAAGGTTAAATATTCCCCAAAATTCCAGAGTGGCTCTTGTTTTGGGGCGTTTTTCTCATTATTCAAAGATGGATCTTTTACCTTTATTAAAGGCGTTGCAGCGTGCTATAAGTCTTGGTTTAGATACAAAAAACTTTGTTTTGATTTTAGCGGGTGCAAAAGATAAAGACGATATTACGCCTTATCAAATTCAAAAGTTTGCTCAAAAACTGGGTATTCAAACTATTTTAAAAGAATCACCTAGCGAAGAAGAAAAAAAGCAACTCTTTAATATTGCTGATATTTTTATTTCACCCAGTGATAATATTCAAGAAACTTTTGGAATTACCATTATTGAAGCCGCTCTCGCAGGTTTGGCGGTTTTAGCTTCTGATTATGATGGTTATAAAGATTTAGTTCAGCATAACACAACGGGACTTTTAATTCCAACTATTGGATTTAGTTCAACAAAAGCGAGCGATGTTTTAGGCGGTTTTTTGTTTGATAGCCAATATCATTTAAGACTTTCGCAACAAACAGCTTTGAATATTCCATTATTTGCAGAATATTTAATAAAACTTGTGAATAATTCGGAACTTTGCATTGAGCTTGGTAGAAATGCATATAAAAACGCTTTGGAAAAATATGACTGGAACCTTGTTATCAAGCAATATATTAATTATTGGGAAGAGCTTAACGCCAAAGGAATCAGCCAAGCTGAACGAGAAAGGCTTAAAAATATTAGCCACCCTTTTAATCATAATTTTTCTAATGTGTTTGGACATTATACAACCAGTCAGCTTGGCGATGAACTTTTATTAAAACGCTCTGAGTTTGGAACGGCGTTTTATAATAATAAAGATTTTCCCGTGATTTATGCGGAAATTGAAGCACTTGTTTCGCAAGAGTTTTTAAAAAAACTGATGTTTGTTGCGAGAAAAGCTTGTACGGTTAAAGAGTTAAGGGAATTATTTTTTGAATATAATAAAATAGAAACACCCAATATTTTAGACCAAGAGAATGCAGAATTTATTCTTTTGTGGTGTCTAAAGCAAGATTTGTTGGAGTTGGTTTAG
- a CDS encoding HAD-IB family phosphatase, with protein MSKTLYAFDLDSTITKAEILPYLAKELKQAEEMDLLTRQTLEGFIPFDVSLTKRFNILRHIPLKRVHELLSELPLDQEIVEFIRTHQTNSIVITGNIDVWLKPIIVKLGCPCLSSITCLKNNILELIDIMDKGKAISKLKNEWEKIIAIGDSTNDIPMFQLADMSIAYAGVHKINIEVAKQVDFIFDDSKELCAFLNQL; from the coding sequence ATGTCTAAAACACTTTACGCCTTTGATTTAGATAGCACTATTACCAAAGCTGAAATCTTGCCTTATTTAGCCAAAGAGTTAAAACAAGCAGAAGAAATGGATTTATTAACCAGGCAAACACTTGAGGGGTTTATTCCTTTTGATGTTTCTTTAACCAAACGCTTTAATATTTTACGCCATATTCCGCTTAAACGAGTGCATGAATTACTTTCAGAGTTGCCTTTAGATCAAGAGATAGTTGAATTTATCAGAACCCATCAAACAAATTCAATTGTTATCACAGGCAATATTGATGTTTGGCTTAAACCAATAATAGTCAAACTTGGGTGTCCTTGTCTTTCTTCTATTACTTGTTTAAAAAATAATATCTTGGAATTAATAGATATTATGGATAAAGGCAAAGCGATTTCAAAGTTAAAAAATGAATGGGAAAAAATAATCGCTATTGGCGACAGCACAAACGATATTCCCATGTTTCAATTGGCTGATATGAGTATTGCTTATGCCGGTGTGCATAAAATAAATATAGAAGTCGCGAAACAGGTAGATTTTATTTTTGATGATTCAAAAGAATTATGTGCTTTTTTAAACCAATTGTAA
- a CDS encoding KAP family P-loop NTPase fold protein — MTTQNTFSLLGRAEGTHPNDDYAEPCWKFDLSGGNRKNLAETLTNFFKQSSTPYVVAVHGECGTGKTFFLKAWKNWLLEQPFNVKATDKNSQSEEKGNGIGLPCFYFNAWEVDYSEDALLAFSYSIIEQIEEQKKNTDGYLSRVKEAIVSGATTAMKNAPATIGALTTIGIKAGLRWLKVDPNEVVDALVQDTTDAIANKIQDTFEKTQDARQAVKENIKDFAKACYDETGSPIIIMVDELDRCKPSFAIELLENIKHLFSVPHVIFILALEENQLANCISSVYGLDTVGAKRYLGRFIDMQVRLPEIDIAQYVKSYANINTCKFLANSFHANYIVDTQNVGECTVAKSLSVIFSSLNLSLRDIHQVLSRLAVINITQPTNLYLILCGKALARLQRGDTLDNIALFGELPAHIQVNRDIQDIQERYLVEAIRQIEEEIKNAVDYSSLNNAIKSEIDRCIEVKRKYLYYFKLSLVEAGYNRIIYTYKSSSIYDRQTLIRDHYKKCIIRDLSTVSGIDFTFQQDE; from the coding sequence ATGACAACACAAAATACTTTTTCACTGTTAGGAAGGGCTGAAGGTACTCACCCCAATGATGATTATGCTGAGCCTTGTTGGAAGTTCGATTTATCTGGAGGAAATAGAAAAAACCTCGCAGAAACATTAACGAACTTTTTTAAACAAAGTTCAACGCCTTATGTTGTCGCTGTACATGGTGAGTGTGGTACTGGCAAGACGTTTTTCTTGAAAGCATGGAAAAACTGGTTGTTGGAACAGCCTTTTAACGTCAAAGCCACAGATAAAAACTCACAAAGCGAAGAAAAAGGCAATGGAATAGGCTTGCCATGCTTTTATTTTAACGCATGGGAAGTGGACTATTCAGAAGATGCTTTATTGGCATTTTCATATTCTATTATAGAACAAATAGAAGAACAAAAAAAGAATACAGATGGTTATCTATCCAGAGTCAAAGAAGCAATAGTTAGTGGTGCTACTACAGCCATGAAAAATGCTCCTGCTACTATAGGGGCATTAACAACAATTGGTATCAAAGCAGGTCTGCGTTGGCTAAAAGTTGACCCAAATGAGGTAGTTGACGCTCTTGTTCAAGACACTACTGATGCTATTGCAAATAAAATACAAGATACTTTTGAAAAAACACAAGATGCACGTCAGGCAGTAAAAGAGAACATTAAAGACTTCGCCAAGGCTTGTTATGACGAAACTGGTAGCCCCATTATCATTATGGTTGATGAACTTGACCGCTGTAAGCCAAGCTTTGCCATAGAATTATTAGAAAATATCAAGCATCTTTTTTCTGTACCACATGTAATTTTTATCTTGGCGTTAGAAGAAAATCAACTCGCTAACTGTATATCTTCTGTTTATGGCTTAGATACAGTTGGAGCAAAACGCTATTTAGGACGTTTTATTGATATGCAAGTGCGTTTACCTGAGATAGATATTGCACAGTATGTTAAGTCTTATGCTAATATCAATACTTGTAAGTTTTTAGCTAATAGTTTTCATGCTAATTATATTGTTGATACCCAAAACGTGGGGGAATGTACAGTCGCAAAGTCTCTTTCTGTGATTTTTTCTTCTCTAAATCTAAGTTTGCGAGATATTCATCAGGTTTTGTCTCGACTAGCTGTTATTAACATTACACAACCAACTAATTTATATCTAATTCTTTGTGGAAAAGCCTTAGCTCGTTTGCAACGAGGAGATACGTTAGATAATATTGCTTTGTTTGGTGAGCTACCAGCACATATACAAGTAAATAGAGATATACAAGATATACAAGAGAGATATTTAGTGGAGGCAATAAGACAAATTGAAGAGGAGATTAAGAACGCCGTAGACTATAGTTCTTTAAATAACGCAATAAAAAGTGAAATTGATAGGTGTATAGAAGTAAAACGTAAATATTTATATTACTTCAAGCTAAGTTTAGTAGAAGCTGGATATAACCGTATCATATATACTTATAAAAGCTCAAGTATATATGATCGTCAAACACTTATTAGAGATCATTATAAAAAATGTATCATACGGGATCTTTCAACCGTTTCTGGTATTGATTTTACCTTTCAACAGGATGAGTGA